The genomic DNA TCCTTGTCTTTAAGAGTAATTCTAAGCAGTATGTGTTGCCCTAAGTATGTACTAAATTGTCACTTGGTGATCTGCTAAATGactaaatttttagaaatcttttttcaCATCTTAGTATTGTTAAACCAATTTCCATTTCATAAGTTCAGCAAGTTTGGACTCAGTAGGTTTCTGGGATGTTGGGTATTTGGGACACTAAGATACTGCCGTTGTTTTTCCCCCCTAAGTATCACTTTTCATAGaggtaaaaacttttttttctgtgcctttaatttaacatttgtttttcttttaattatttttatgactgtGTACATTCGTGTTGAAAAAATAACTCCTATACAGCATAGACCTACAGAAAGTCCAAATGGGAACTGTCCCTTTCTCACTGTCCCCTCGCCACCATCCTGCACCACACCCCAAGTAGCAGCTAGGCTGTCTCTTCTGTCTGTGAGTATCTGCAGACCATACACGTCTATCACATGTGTGTTGGGGTCGTATACACACAactacatactttttaaaaaagtgtttttgagtAAGCTGTGCATCCAACCTGGGGCCTGAGCTCACGGCCCCCAagattgagtcacatgctccaccgaccgggccagccagatgccccttgttttttctctttacaaGAATGAGGTAATGCTACACCTGTAATTCTGCACCATGGACGTCCTTTCGTGTTGCGATATTCAGATTTTTTACCAGTTACAACAACATTGCATCGGAGAGCTGCACCTTCATTTATTTAACTGCTCTAATGTGAACAGTTTTTTGCTATGACCGACATTTAAAATAGGAAAGTGTTGTCGGACTGTCACTGTAGTGCACATTTCACatgaaatgttttacttttttttcccccccttaacAACAGGGACCTTACGACGTAGTGGTTCTGCCGGGAGGCAATCTGGGTGCACAGAATTTATCTGAGGTAAAAACCATATAAAGGAAGTATTTCAGCATCTGCCTGTGTTCTGTTGGTTTTGTTACTAAAATAGTTCAGGAAGAAGGGTGGGAATAAACTAGTAGCAGGTGAAATGAAAAGTGGTGTTCTGGcttaattaagaaaaacatcTCTACTGACATTTACTACATGAGTAAGTGGAATTAGTGGAAAAGTTATTTGTGAACAGATTCTGTGTATACAGTTCACGGTAGAAGAATAAATCTAATTTTGTGTTTCATGAAGGTTTAAGCATAAAAAGCTAAGAGACcatggagctgggggctgggagctgcAGGAGACTGGAACTGCCAGTGGGGGTGAAAAATGACTTCAGAAGAGGCCTCTGCGTCTTCACTGAAGTCCTCTCTGAAGAGTCAGCCTGCAGGAatagtgggagaggagggaggagcgTGGCAGACAAGCTTACAAAGCAGGCTGAGTCTGACATATGGGACTCTGCTGGACCCTGTTGCTTACTCTGCCATCTGAAAACACCCAAAACACCACatatccttccttctcctcctttctcccaggaGCACAAAATGGCAAGGGTCAGTTTGCCCAAGGGAAGTTGCTTTTCTCATCTCGtctttaaacatcttttaaaaaaggatgcctttcttttataataaatgccTTCCTTAGGTCTGACAATGTAGAAACAGTATGAATTTGATCATTTTTCTATTAATGATTTAGAAATATTGTAAGAGAATAGATAGAATCTGCTTTTAGTTTAAACTGCAAGATCTTCACCCAGAGCTTCCAGCTGGAGATTGAACTTGTGGCTTCGTGATAACTTGATGTGTTTGGGCTTCTTCGAATAGTCTGCTGCTGTGAAGGAGATActgaaggaacaagaaaaaaggaagggccTCATCGCAGCCATCTGTGCAGGTAACGTGCAGAACCATCCTGGGTTAAATGTGTTGTTGggttttcttcaaaaaatatgtGACAGGGTAGTGTTGAATTAGAAGATTTTGTTCAAATACTTCTTTCCCTTCACAAAGCATGAAGGACATCCGTATTGGCATATTTAATTTGGGTGGCATGAAGTTGGTGTCATTTCAGAAATGAGtacaattgttctattttctGCCTCTCCGTGTTTTTGGTCTATGTTCCGTGAAACTTAATGGTTTCCGTGTTTGGTTGACCTCTGAGGAAAATAACGCCCTCTGGAATTCAGTAAACAGCTTGTTACAGCAAATCTCTGTGCCAGAAAGTGTATCTGCCAGCACCCAGTCAGCAAGAATCAGTGAGACATAAACATAACCGCTCTGTCCTGCGCTTACCCTGCAGATTCAGAGGCCTTGCGGTGCTTTCCGCTAATCCTCAGTGTTAAAATTTAGATCTTAGGCACTGTGTCATCTGTCACGTAATTTAGAAGAAGGTTGTTGGTACTTCATAGACGTCCCCACGTCTTTGAAACTTAGTAATATTATGTTTTCTGATTCCGTTGTAAAATCCAGTCTTAATGGCATTCTGTCATCTTGAGTAATTTTGGCCAGGGCCttttttgttattggtttttGTGAAATCTTTGtcaaaagagcaaataaataaatgaatagatggatggcTAGATAAAATGACATGACGTTTTGTTCAGTTTGATGGACTTGTTAAAGAAGTTAGAAGCCAGGGATCCTGGGGACTTTGCATAATTACAGCAGAGGTTCTCGGGAGTTCTCTCAAGGGGGTCGTAAGGTGAAAGCAGATACCAAGACGTTATTTGGccttttccttcccattctcaGAGGAGTGACAGGAGAGTGGGACGATGCCGTCATGGGTGTGGCATGTATGCTCAAGTATTGTTGTGTTGTAAAAATTtcccagttttaatttctaacatgGCAGTTACTGATTGATGTAACCCACGTAAAAGCTCAGGGGTCCTACGACTCGGTTGTGTGAGGGCCTCAGAGGTGACCACCCTGGCAAGCCCTGTTCTCGGGTTCCAGTCAGCACTAGCCTCGTGACCTGCCCTTTGGGCACAGGGCTTTCTCCTTGCTGAAGGACACTGCGGTCACTGCAGCCTCGTTCTTAGGTTTTCTaaccaaaggaagaaaggaagggtttGGGCTGGATTTGTTCCCTTAAGACTCTGCTGAAAGTAAAAACCACATGTCAGTTTGTCCTTCTTGTCACTGAGGTGGCAGAATTATTCGCCACATCTGGTTCAGTGTTTGGTGCGCAGGCAGCTTGAATGCCATGCTAAGGAGCTCAGACCTTATAATCCTTTAAATTGACGTTAGCCATAAACAGCCCTCTAGCCTTGTGTTTGTCTTGTTGAACGTCCTGTACTGCTTCTCTGGGTATGGCCAGAAATAAGGAGTGTGATGAAAAACAAGGTGATTCTTAAGTGTTGCTGTTAGGAACTGGGAACCGGGTACTGAAAAGACAGTTTGCTTAGCCCCTGGTATTGAGGGATAATATGTAGTCACTGAGACGGAAACTGGAAGGGAGACGATCTTGATAAGATAAAAGGGAAAGGAGCCTGGAGGTGAAGGGCCCAGGAATTGTCAGATGCCTGGCTCTGGGTACCAGCTCCCGGACGTGGAGGTTGGGGGGGTGACCCTGATGTTCTCTCTGCATGTTGCCACATGGTGGCGCTGTTGGCTTCCGTGTCGTGGTGGCCCAAGGGGCTCCTGCCTGCAGTGCCCTCCACTCACAGTCCTGCTCGGTCCCTGCTGCAGACGCAGCAACGATTCCATCCATCAGAATTTCAAGTAATGACAAGTAAATATCTCTTCTTGAATTCTCCAAATAGGATTCTTAAACCCCAGAAAGTAGTAACTACGGGCTTACCATGATGAGTAAGCCATCATGGAGTTCCTATATTCAACCGAAACATAAATTTATAAACGTTACTGTAGGCAGCGATTTCATCAGCTGAAGGGAGCAGCCTAAAAATTCCTAACTCACTGTACGATCACCTCTCGAGGTTTGCGTTCCAGTACAAGATCATGTAGGGAATTACTTCTTATCTCTTAAAATCTTACAAAGTAAGAATTCAGGGTAATTGATGAGtccattcaaataaaaattgaatgGTAATTATTCAGTCTTTACGGACTTAAAATTTGCCCCCATACATGGCTGTCCAGTATGTAGCATAAAAGTAAGGTGGTGAGAGACACCAAATCTATTTGAGGCTTTTGATTGAGGAGATATAAATCAGGACTTGGCTTGGTGTCAGGCGGAAGGCTTATGTAATTAAGTATTATTTGTTGATCTTCCTGTGAACAGCAGCTGTGATCTAGCCGGTAGGTATGGTCTATAACTCCCTTTTCCTTGGAACTGTGTGGATACATGAAAGGTCCGTGAGAGCAGGTGCGTGCATTGGCTGAAGCTACAGGACACAGGCTCTGTCTCAGGTCTTCACCGTGGCTCCCCAGCCCATGCTGGAGGTGGCGTTCTGTGCTGAAGCAGGTTTTCCTGGGTGTGGTGTgaagcttggaaaaaaaaagttagaataaCTACCTTTTTAAAGTCTTAAGGTAACATAACAAAGTTATaagatatttttggttttagTCCTTATTTGAGGACCATTACATATGAAATATGCTTGTGATTATCGATGAAATTGATCATTTTCAGTGAATACATTTGGATAAAAGTCTCAAGTTAGCAACTGCATATTTTAGAGGATCAGAAACTGACCTTTGTGCATGGTCTTAAGTggtttttaataaagaaatgctAGTGTTCTTATATCTCAGACTTGTGGGCATTTCGCAGGACTGGACAATGCCCTGTTCATTGTAATAATCCTACCACCTGGGATCTTTGGGTGGGTAGATGGAGGAATGAGTGCTAATCTttcattttcaagaagaaaaaattagtcTGTGAGATAGTCCAGAAGTTGGGAGAGCACCAGCTGCCTTTCATGTGCTCAGAGGAAGACCTTGGTGGTCTCTCCTTCTAGGACCCCTGGGACCCTCGCTTGCATTTCCTTGAGGGggaccacattctgtttatctgGAGGCTCCGCTGTATGATTTGATTAGATGGGTATTGAAGTATTTTGAGTTTGTACACTTTTGCCAGATGTGCTCAGCAGATGGTTTATTAAAACATACTTTACCTCTCATATGAAAAAGTGTTTAATTTCAGAATCGTAAGTGTATTTTAAGTAAGAGCCTCCTGGTTTTGAAGAATACTTCTGCTGTTGCAATTTTTAAACCATTGGTTTTTCTGTATCCACacttaaatctttttattaatcTTCTTTTTAGGTCCTACAGCTCTTTTGGCTCATGAAATTGGTTTTGGAAGCAAAGTTACAACACACCCACTTGCTAAAGACAAAATGATGAATGGAAGTAAGTGCATGCTTCTATTTTAATGTACAGAAAGACCTTCTCAAAAAGCTGCTATTTAGCGTTGTTTCCCACCCAGGGTAACCCTATGCAGAGAGACTCTGTGGGTTGAGGTGCAGGCTGTTCCTCGCTGTCTTCTCAAGTGTTCCAACTAGAGAGAgggtagagagagggagcgagcaaTGGGGCAGAGGTGGTACGTGCCTGTCTCTGCGTGTGCCCTGCCAGGGGCTCAGGGACTAAGCAGAGGCCCGCCAGAAATCCGATTGTCCTAGATGGGAGTGATTATGAAATGCCAGGTTAACTAGGAATTTTTACTAAACACTTTGCCAGCGGCCTGAGGGTAAACTTTAAACCTCGACAGCAGTTTCAGAAAGTGCCCTTTTGCCCGCAGTCCAAAGTAAAGTGAATATTGCTCTCTTCCTGGGTGGCAGGTCTGTTTCCTTGGGTgacatggttttgttttgttttgtttttttagatttatttattaatttttagagacAGCACAAGCGGAGGGAGGAGGGTAGAAGGAggggaacaagcagactccctgctgagcagggagcccaatgtagggcttgatcccaggaccttgaggtcatgacctgagccaaaaccaagagtcagtcactcagccgactgagccacccaggtgctcccttgGGTGGcatgtttcttttataaaaataccaGCTAGATagctaacttttatttatttttataaaaacaattctatTCGTGGTACAGAGTGCAAAAAGTACAAAAGAGGGGTGAAGTCAAAACATAAATATGCCTTTTCTCACTTCCTCACCCCCTTTCTGCTTTTCAGAGGTAACTTCTGTTAGAAAGTTCCCTGTGTAACGCTAGAATTTTCTCTGCACATACTCATTATCctttgtattttaatgtttttactcAGATGAGATCTGCTAAATATATTGTTCTGCAGCTTGCTTTTTAAATCTAAGATTGTATTCTTTGGGTGTGGCGGGGGTCATCTATCAAGCATTTCTTTAAATAGAAGGGAATGTATAATTCACAGCAAAGCAGTATAACCAAGCATCTGAACGTACAACGATGTACTGACTGATCCTTCCTCATATCAGCCACCACTTCTCAGCGTGAGAGTCAGAACACCAACCAGGTCGTGTCTTTTGTCAGACAGGTGGCATCTTCCTCTGCCATCTGTCCCTGGAGTGCCTGTaacagagaggcagagacccaggaacttgcaaagagaaaggaaactcaCACTAGTGTGGATAATTGCAAGAGCATCTGAAATGTCCAGTTAGAAGCCAGAAGTGGTTTGGTTGGCATTCAGCCAACAAGGAGACTGAGTGGCTGGCTCTGGGTAAAACATCAACCAATCTGATTTCCGTGAATAAACAAGAAGACAACGCGGTGACATCAGTAGCTGATTTGGAAACTGCCATTTTCTCCCCTGCCTCAGTCCTGCTGGAGGCTGATTCTGAACTAAGACAGAAAGGAGGGCAGGTGACATCGCTTATGTTGTCTTTACAGCCAAGTCGAGTTGTGCATTTTCACTGTACTGCATTTTCCTTCTAAGTAACAGACCGTGCTTTTTTGATCAGTGTTAGGTGCACAGCAAAATGGAGCATAAAGTGCAGAGTTCGCACACACGCCCTTCCCAGGCACGCACACACCATCTTCCTCACGTTCCTCTCCTGCACTAGAGTGGTGCCTGTGTTACAGTCCGTGAACCCGCCCTGACATGTCATCATGGCCCCCAGTCCGTTGTTTACGTTAGGGTTTGCTTTTGCTGTTGGATATTCTGAATATTCTTAAATTTGATCCAAGGTGGTATTTTCTTGAAAATCTGTAACTTTGAGTTGCTAGAAAGATACTAAGTTGTCGATAAAACCATTGGtgtgaaaagtgattttttttttttttaaaggctctggCTGCTGGgcattttttaatgtagataTAGAGTttacttggggctcctgggtggctcagttggtgaagcgtctgccttcagctcaggtcatgatcccagggtccgggtatcgagccctgcatccagctccctgctcagtggggagtctatttctccctctccctttaccccaccccctgctcgtgcactctctctctctctctctctctttttctctctgtcaaataaataaataaaatctttaaatctaaaatcttaaaaaaaaaaaaataaaggaatagagTTTACTTGGAGCTAACAGGTTTTGGAGAGTTAGAAAGATCGGAATCAGGCTTCCTAGGTCGTTACGACATATTGGGGGAAGGGTCGAGTAGGAAGCCACGTTCCTCCCCTATCTGAAGGTGGATCTGTTGTGTCTGTTCTGGTCATGCCTCAAGAACACTGGGGTGGATTAGGAATAGAAGTAGATTAGATTGTTAACTCCCAGGGTTTATAAAGTACGTTCACAAGCATTATCTCCGTGGAGCCTCGCAGGCCTGGGTGCCCAGCAAGGCAGGTACTGACTTCCCAAATGAGGACGCTGGCTCTGAGAGGCCAGGCGACTTGCCCAGCGTCAGGCTGACACTCGGGCCCACCTCTGTCTTCGTGAGGCTCCCACACACGTTTCAGTTACGAGGTATTGAGTTCAGCCAGGAAGTCCTACTGTGAGAAGAAAAGCCGGGAACATCTGGCCCTTCAGAGCGCTCGGAGAGGGGAGCGCTCGTCACCTCCTGGTGTCTCCTCTGGTCCTCCTTGTCCTTGTCACTACTTAGTAGATAAGCGTGAAAGTTTTGCTCAGTTAAGCCATCCAGTGGGAAGGGCACAGTTTTCCCGTTTCTCAGTCTTTAAAAGAAACCGTGactttaatagccttttcagtTGCTCTGTGTCGGGGGTTCTAGCAAGCATCTGGAGGCGCGGCAAGAAGCTGAGCCGCGGGGAGCTGCGTCCCGGGTGGCGGTACGGGTGTGGCTCCCGGCTGCCGGCGTCTCCTTCCCCCGCCGAGCCTCGCTTTCTCCCCTGTCCTTTGAGGGTACCGGTGGCCCctgcctcacagggctgttgaCAGGTCCCGTGAGGTACTTACTGTGTGTAATGCCCGCAGAATGTGGCCTGGCACGAGCCGGCGTGGGGAAGGGAGAGCTGGTAAGTGCCCAGCTCTGGGCCGAGTGCCGGGAGCCCTCAGCCGGCTGCTGTCTGTGGTAACGACCCCACCGCTTGGTCCTGGTATTCCGCGGGACTGGACTCCCACAGCAGCCCTGCGAGGGTGGtatcctccccattttacagaagagaaaagtgaggctcagagagatcagACAGCTACTAAGTGTCAgccctgggatttgaacccagagctgCTGTGCTCAGAGGTCAGACTTTTCCTtgaagggccagagagtaaatattttgggctttctGGGACTTCCGGTCTAGATGGCAGCCACTCTGCTGTTGCGGAGCCACTGACCAAGTAGGTGAGACGTGTGCCAGTAAAAGCCACTGTTCGGTGCCGACCCCTTGGGTCTAGGCTCCCCGGTTGCCTTTTCTCTGAAGAGGCTTCCTGGATTTTGGTGCTTGcttaaagttaaaaagaaaataataattaatgctTTATGCCAGTTGGCTGTGGGGTGTCAGTTTGCAGAGTTCCCAAATCCAGATCAGGTGAGCTCTGTGCACCCCGCACTCGGCGTGGGCGCCTGGTCTTTGTCCGTCATTGCCGCTAGGTGGGGGTAGTTGGTAAGTGTAGACCTCTTGTTCTTCGTGGCTGAAATTGTGAAAAGAACCGTGGAACCTTGAAACGTCTTTAACCAGTTTGAGTTGTACTTGTAATGTTTTGCCCACGAAGAGACTGTTCAGTGAGCCACTTAGAAATTGCCTCACACTGCCGCAGTCTGGCAGTTCATCTCTCAGCTCTGGAAGACTCGACCCAGCCAGTTTTCTGGTTTAGCATCTAAAATTGCCTTGGCCCGGTTTAACCATCAGTAAATGAGGTTAAGTTATGAAAACCTTTTCCCTTCAAACCAGAGGTCCTCTTTTCCTCTATAGTAGGATAACTCAGAAACTTGTGATGTGCTGTATTCAGTTAGTTCAGTGGGTGGCTTGATTTCTACTGAGGATAGTGAGATATGAACTACCCTGGGTGTTCTGGATCACTTGGAAAGGACATGCACATCAGTGCGTGGTTTCTAACGCTCGTGAATATGGCAGAGGCCAAGCGGGACCTGTGTGGCACCCCCACCCACTCCGTTGCCCAGCACAGGCTGCCGGGAGTCGTCCTCACTGCCTCCCCATGTTCAGCCCTGGGCTAAGTTCTGGGCATTTTGTCTCTAAGAGGTTTCTCAGACCTTCGTTTCTTCCCTGTCCCCACTGTCCCCACCCAGGTCACCATAAGCTCCCACCAGGATGGcaagtttttttctgtcttctcctttgGTTCCTTCCAGTCCAGTCTCTGTGCAGGTCCAACGCAGAGGGTTTGCCCACCAGGACTTGGAATATAGTGTCACCTTTAGGTGCTGGAGAAAGTTAGCAAAGCCTTCTAGGGGCAGAACTGGAGATGCTCTGATGTGCACTTTGGAAAGCTGACTTTTTTGTGGTGCTGAGCAGTGAGTGGAGAGAAGGGCAGCTGGAAGGCAGAGCTGGAACGCGAAGATCCTGTGAGTAGAGGCAGATGCGGAGGAGAGAACAGACATGTTCATAGGTTCCCCTGATTCTTGGGGGCACCTCTGTGGTACCATTAGTATTCTAGGCCACAGGAAGCCGGCGGGAGGCCCAGCCTTTTAAAGAGCAGACCGTGAACAAGGAGACTGTTTTCATACCACGTCAGTGCTGGGAGGCGCTGGTGGAGCGACCCAAGGgatgatcttgggaggggtcacATATACCTCCtcagaggggtggtgggaggaggtgagaagAGCTTTCTGGAAGCAGGGGGCCGGGGAGCACCAGGTGGGAGCCCGGTGGGGGCAGGTTGGGGAAGGTGTGGGGGCCAAGTCGTGGGGGTGCTGCTGCCCCTGCAGTCTGTGCACAGGGAGGGTTTGGTGATATCTTGTGCGGAGGGTACGGCCTTGGGGAGCTGATGCCAAGGAAGCCCAGCTTTGTGGCAGTGATTTGCCCAGATATCACATCATTCACTCAATTCGAATATAGGAGAAGCACttcttgttttattatatttgccTCCAAAAAGCCAGTTGGGGAACACAGAAGGAAAGGGGTCCCCGAGAAATGAATGTGGTTTCTCCCTCCATGCATCTCCCTTTCCCCCCCCGTGTGTCCTGTgtagtttttgcttgtttgtttttgagacaacagagtgtgtgtgtgtgtgtgtgtgtgtgtgtgtgagagagagagacaggcagtctGTGACAGGGACTCTGCATGCTAGGCAGTCTGCATGACAGGAAGTCTCCGTGACGGGTCGTCTGTGACACAGAGTCTGGTAGGAAGTTTGCATGGCGGGCAGTCTGGGACATGGAGTCCGACATGGAGTCTGTGTGACAGGCAGTCtgtagagaaggggaagggaaggtagGCCTCTCAGGAGAGAATAAATGATTTTCAGGAAGGACGAAGGGGCCCTTGGGAGCACAGATGGGAGGTGTGATCGTTTGTGACTGAGTGTGGTGTGGACTTCGGTCTCCTCTCCTGGGACACGAGTCCCTCCTCCCTCGTTGATGGACTCCCGAGGGGACACGACCGCCGAGGGGGACCTGTCTTCAGGCAGGAGACGGGGTCCAGAGGAAGCCAGCTGTTGTGCAAGTGCCTCAGCTCAAAGCAGTCACCGTCGCGAGGCGTCACGTGGGGAGGCACGTTCCGTTTACTGTCCGCGTGTCCGCGCGGACCGTTGAGCCCTGTGGAGGGCACAAGTGTGGATGCTCGGCCTTCCCCTCTCAGCCGCGCACAGCAAGGGCTTTCGCGGTGCATTCGGCCCGCGTGTGCGGATCTGCGTCCCGTCAGCGGCTGTGTGTGTTCACCCCTGCCGGCGGCCACTTCCGTGGTCCACGCTGCACTCGGGGGCCACCCGTGGTCCCCAGTGCCGGCCGGGGTGCGGTGGTGGGTTTGGGTTTTGTAGAATTTATGCGAGACCAGCCTGCTGTATGAGGGCATTGAGTTGCGGAGCGGTACACACTGTTGTCCAGCAGAGCCCGTTAGGATGTAACCCTTTTTCGTTCTCACTTTGAAGGTCATTACAGCTACTCTGAGAACCGTGTGGAGAGGGACGGCCTGATCCTCACGAGCCGTGGGCCTGGAACCAGCTTTGAGTTTGCTCTCGCCATCGTCGAGGCACTGAACGGCAAGGACGTGGCTGACCAAGTGAAGGCCCCGCTCGTTcttaaagattagagtagaaatctTGAATCAGAAGTAGAGAAACAGGCCGTTTGTAATCATTCTCACCATGTTCACTTGAAGCAAGACGGGCGGTTGCTGTGCCGAGCAGCCTGGTTGCTGCCCCCGTGCAGAGCTTCCTGCCTGTGCCCGCGTCCCCACAGTCCTGAACCTTGATGACACAGAAAATGGCCTTTAGCAGACTACCGattgttactttgtttttttctggtttcaccTTGTTTCTGTGTGTGAAGCCAAATTCATGATCAGCTTCACTTGAATCTGTTAACCGTTGATAGAGCTACTGAGATACACGAGCAGTGAGCACATTTGACATGCCAAAGGAGGAAAAGTGTAAAAGCAAAGATTAAAGaagcttgtgattttttttcccatttgttaaCTGTGTATCGTTAATGTGCTATTAAAAATACCGACGAAGTTGGCTGTCATAGTGCATTATTGTACACCAGTTCCTTTTTCCGTTGCAGAAAGGGTCCTCAGATGGAAGTGAAAACCTTTGGAGGCTGTCCCAGCCTCTGTTTCCCTTCTTCAGTTAACAGACACCAGGGGCTGACGCGCACGCACCCCGGGCCCACCAGCCAGAGCCCCCTTCTGTCCCTGCCCACGTGACCCCGGTGAGACCCACCAGCACGTGCGACTCCATCCTGGGGCCTCTGTGCCTGTTGGTGGTGGTCTGTTTGCTGAGTGGCTGAGAGGACAGGCAGGAGAGCCTGCCCAAGAAGGCTGAGAATGGTACTTTAACTGGGATCCAGCTGGACCCGAGCAGGAACGACTCCTGGGTGTTTCACGGAAGCCAGCAGATTCCCTGGGCGTTTTCGTCTCCTGACGAGAGATGGCTGCATCTCTGAAAGGGTGGAATAGGGTCAAGGCTTCAGAACACGGAGCTGAGCTACTAAGTAAAACTCTTAGCCGAACAGCCTCATCGCATGATACCTTTTGTTCCTTCCTCCtgttccttttcccccttccctcctctggcaGAGAACAAAGGCCAGCTGGTAACTATTTTAAATGTGGGCCAGAAAGTCTCGGTCACAACTACTCAAGGGGCCTTGTAGCACCAAAGCTGCAGACGAGACACGTTAGGCAGGGGTGGTGGTTGTGTTCCAACAAAATTTACAAAACCAGCCAGCTGTGCGGATTTGGCCCTCAGGCTATGCCTTGCTGACCCCTGGACTGGGAGGGAAggcagataattttttaaaaatacagacgtGTAACTGCACATTTTGATAAACTGTGATGCTATAAAGAGACTGctaagggagagagaacaggagggacTGTGCTCTGAGAGGAAAGCAGGGGAAGAAGGCAGTGATGGGGTTACTTTCTGCAGCTGGTTAGAGAAGGCCTCTCTGGGAAGGGACCTCGGGAACTCTGGGGACTTGGGTGTGAATGAGGCAGGTCTGGTAGCATTCCAGGAAGAAGCCGGaagtgcaaagggcctgaggcaggAGCACGTGGGATGTGGAGGGACTGCAAAGCAGTTGAGGGGGAACTCAGGGGGTTAGGGGGTGAAGTTGGTGAGGCAGCCAGAGCCAAGGCTTAGAACTTAGAGAGGGAGCCATCGTGGAGGGACCCAGTCCTACTTGGCTCAAAGGCCCTGCTGAGAAGGGCCGCTGCAGGCCCCGGGATGGGAGGCTTGAGGCATGGGGGGAAAGGCAATAGTGGGGCATCTGGAGGCGGGTGGGAGAAGAGTCGCCTAAGGCACTCTGCCACATCTCGGACTTGAACACAAGGTCAAATGGAGCGTCTGTGTCAGGAGCTGGAGGAAGTGGTTAAGGGTAGGTAGGGTGAATGTAGAGATCAGATGGACAAATTTGAGGTGTGTATAAAATACACTTTCACTAAGGAACGAGAAACCAGAAAGTCCCTGACCTGAGAACAGTAGCATTTGTAAAATCCAAGTTACCAGGGTTTACCAGC from Ailuropoda melanoleuca isolate Jingjing chromosome 11, ASM200744v2, whole genome shotgun sequence includes the following:
- the PARK7 gene encoding Parkinson disease protein 7 isoform X1 encodes the protein MASKRALVILAKGAEEMETVIPVDVMRRAGIKVTIAGLAGKDPVQCSRDVVICPDASLEDAKKEGPYDVVVLPGGNLGAQNLSESAAVKEILKEQEKRKGLIAAICAGPTALLAHEIGFGSKVTTHPLAKDKMMNGSHYSYSENRVERDGLILTSRGPGTSFEFALAIVEALNGKDVADQVKAPLVLKD
- the PARK7 gene encoding Parkinson disease protein 7 isoform X2, with the translated sequence MASKRALVILAKGAEEMETVIPVDVMRRAGIKVTIAGLAGKDPVQCSRDVVICPDASLEDAKKESAAVKEILKEQEKRKGLIAAICAGPTALLAHEIGFGSKVTTHPLAKDKMMNGSHYSYSENRVERDGLILTSRGPGTSFEFALAIVEALNGKDVADQVKAPLVLKD